In Phaeobacter gallaeciensis DSM 26640, one genomic interval encodes:
- a CDS encoding copper-transporting P-type ATPase, with amino-acid sequence MSTPDSSETTAASSVFVCPMHPEVRQVEPGNCPKCGMHLVPESELEVHSAHDHHDHQAGAAPADGRYDLVPQGHDGPIYTCPMHPQVRQPDPGACPICGMGLELESGVPGDEGPNPELVDFTRRFWVGTVLTIPLLVLTMGPFVGFPAVRTFFGEGTTQWIELILATPVVLWCGWPFLERGWISFRTLNLNMFSLIGMGVLAAWLFSVVAVLAPDIFPDGFRDSEGHVGVYFEAAAVIVTLVLLGQVMELRAREGTGKAIRALLDMAAKTARVMRDDGSEEEIPLEDVQVGDRLRVRPGDKVPVDGVVLDGRSSIDESMISGEPVPVEKTEGDPVTGATINGTGSLVMEATRVGSDTMLAQIVEMVSNAQRSRAPIQKYADKVAGYFVPAVIGIAVLSFIAWAVWGPSPALSYALISAVAVLIIACPCALGLATPMSIMTATGRGAQAGVLIKNAEALERFEKVDTLIVDKTGTLTMGKPQLVAVLPQPGHDEAEVLRLAASLERGSEHPLAEAIVRGAEERDVKMADADDFEAVTGKGVKGVVGGKAVALGNLAMIRDLGLEAGDLTAKANARRDEGETVMFVVLDGEIAGLVAVADPVKETTPAAIKDLHALGFRVIMATGDNERTAKAIGARLGIDEIRADVLPEDKARIIKELQQEGRKVAMAGDGVNDAPALAQADVGIAMGTGADVAIESAGITLVKGNLDGIVRARRLARATMRNIRQNLFFALIYNASGVPVAAGVLFPFFGILISPMFAAFAMSASSISVVLNSLRLRGAKI; translated from the coding sequence ATGAGCACCCCCGACAGTTCTGAAACCACAGCAGCTTCTTCGGTATTCGTTTGCCCAATGCACCCTGAGGTGCGGCAGGTTGAGCCCGGCAATTGTCCGAAATGCGGGATGCATCTCGTGCCGGAATCGGAGCTCGAGGTCCATTCAGCACATGATCATCACGACCACCAAGCAGGTGCCGCGCCGGCGGATGGACGATATGATCTGGTTCCCCAAGGGCATGATGGTCCCATTTACACTTGCCCGATGCACCCTCAGGTGCGGCAGCCTGATCCGGGCGCGTGCCCGATCTGTGGCATGGGGTTGGAACTGGAATCCGGTGTGCCGGGCGATGAAGGTCCAAATCCCGAACTGGTGGATTTCACACGGCGGTTCTGGGTCGGCACAGTCCTGACGATCCCGCTCCTTGTCCTCACGATGGGGCCATTCGTCGGTTTCCCCGCAGTCCGGACTTTTTTTGGCGAAGGCACCACACAATGGATCGAATTGATCCTGGCAACGCCAGTGGTCTTGTGGTGCGGCTGGCCGTTTCTGGAACGCGGATGGATTTCGTTCCGCACATTGAACCTCAACATGTTCTCCCTGATCGGCATGGGCGTTCTTGCCGCCTGGCTCTTCAGCGTCGTTGCCGTTCTCGCACCGGACATATTCCCTGATGGGTTCCGAGACTCCGAAGGCCATGTCGGCGTCTACTTCGAGGCGGCGGCGGTGATCGTGACGCTCGTGCTGCTCGGTCAGGTGATGGAATTGCGCGCACGTGAAGGAACCGGCAAGGCGATCCGTGCGCTACTCGATATGGCCGCCAAGACCGCGCGGGTCATGCGGGACGATGGCTCCGAAGAGGAGATCCCGCTGGAGGACGTACAGGTCGGCGACCGGCTGCGCGTACGGCCCGGTGACAAGGTGCCTGTCGATGGCGTGGTTCTGGACGGCCGGTCCTCGATCGACGAAAGCATGATCTCCGGTGAACCTGTGCCGGTCGAGAAGACCGAAGGCGACCCGGTAACTGGTGCGACGATCAACGGCACTGGCAGTCTGGTGATGGAGGCGACGCGTGTCGGGTCCGACACGATGCTCGCGCAGATCGTCGAGATGGTGTCGAACGCGCAACGCTCGCGCGCACCGATCCAGAAGTATGCCGACAAGGTGGCGGGATATTTCGTTCCGGCCGTGATCGGTATCGCGGTCCTGTCCTTCATCGCGTGGGCGGTCTGGGGGCCATCCCCGGCGCTGTCCTACGCATTGATCTCGGCTGTCGCCGTGTTGATCATCGCCTGTCCCTGTGCGCTCGGCCTCGCCACGCCGATGTCGATCATGACGGCAACGGGGCGGGGGGCCCAGGCCGGGGTGCTGATCAAGAACGCCGAGGCGCTGGAGCGGTTCGAGAAGGTCGATACCCTGATCGTCGACAAGACCGGCACGTTGACGATGGGCAAGCCGCAGCTTGTCGCCGTCCTGCCGCAACCCGGTCACGACGAGGCCGAGGTCCTGCGTCTCGCCGCATCGCTGGAGCGCGGATCGGAACACCCCCTCGCTGAGGCCATCGTGCGCGGCGCGGAAGAGCGCGATGTGAAGATGGCGGACGCGGACGACTTCGAGGCGGTCACAGGAAAGGGCGTGAAGGGCGTCGTGGGCGGCAAGGCGGTCGCATTGGGCAACCTGGCGATGATCCGGGACCTTGGCCTTGAGGCCGGCGACCTGACCGCCAAGGCAAATGCCCGTCGCGACGAGGGCGAGACGGTGATGTTCGTGGTGCTGGATGGCGAGATCGCGGGTCTCGTCGCTGTCGCCGATCCGGTGAAGGAGACCACGCCCGCCGCCATCAAGGACCTGCATGCACTGGGATTCCGCGTCATCATGGCCACCGGTGACAACGAGCGCACGGCCAAGGCGATCGGCGCACGTCTCGGCATTGACGAGATCCGGGCCGACGTGCTGCCCGAGGACAAGGCGCGGATCATCAAGGAGTTGCAGCAGGAGGGCCGCAAGGTGGCGATGGCCGGCGATGGCGTCAACGACGCGCCGGCCCTGGCCCAGGCCGATGTCGGCATCGCCATGGGCACCGGGGCCGATGTGGCCATCGAAAGCGCGGGCATCACGCTGGTCAAGGGCAACCTCGACGGTATCGTGCGCGCACGGCGGCTCGCACGGGCCACCATGCGTAATATCCGGCAGAACCTGTTCTTCGCACTGATCTACAACGCCTCTGGCGTGCCTGTCGCGGCGGGGGTGCTGTTTCCGTTCTTCGGCATCCTCATCAGCCCGATGTTTGCCGCCTTCGCCATGAGCGCCTCGTCGATATCGGTGGTGCTCAATTCGCTGCGCCTTCGCGGCGCAAAGATCTAG
- the lgt gene encoding prolipoprotein diacylglyceryl transferase, with product MLPAGLPFPDIGTDLFSFDIGGVTFALRWYALAYIFGILIGWRICLSAISRPALWTSAGPPLDRTQIEDLLTWIIIGVIAGGRLGFVLFYQPAYYLANPLEILMVWQGGMSFHGGFAGVVIAALLFCLRQNASLLSTGDLLALATPPGLFLGRLANFTNNELWGRPTDVPWAVIFPGEVAQACPGVSGLCARHPSQLYEAVLEGLILGMLLIYLAWGRGWLKMPGALAGVFLTGYGLARNFVEMFRQPDQQFVTADNPIGHALHFGEWGLTMGQLLSMPMVLVGLALIVLARRERGRTAPPRRSAM from the coding sequence GTGCTGCCAGCGGGATTGCCATTTCCGGATATTGGAACCGACCTCTTCTCCTTCGACATCGGGGGGGTCACATTCGCACTCCGCTGGTACGCGCTAGCCTATATCTTCGGTATCCTGATTGGCTGGCGCATTTGTTTGAGTGCCATAAGCCGTCCCGCGCTCTGGACGTCAGCTGGACCGCCGCTTGACCGAACGCAGATCGAAGATCTTCTGACGTGGATCATCATCGGTGTGATTGCTGGTGGTCGCCTGGGCTTTGTACTGTTCTACCAGCCCGCATATTATCTCGCCAATCCCTTGGAAATTCTGATGGTCTGGCAAGGCGGCATGTCTTTCCACGGGGGGTTCGCGGGCGTTGTAATCGCGGCCTTGCTGTTCTGCCTTAGACAGAACGCGTCATTGCTCAGCACTGGCGACTTGCTGGCTTTGGCAACACCACCAGGCTTGTTTCTTGGGAGGCTGGCGAACTTCACCAACAATGAGTTGTGGGGGCGTCCAACGGACGTTCCCTGGGCGGTGATCTTTCCCGGCGAAGTCGCGCAGGCCTGCCCAGGGGTTAGCGGCCTCTGCGCCCGACACCCGTCCCAGCTGTACGAGGCGGTATTGGAGGGGCTCATTCTTGGAATGCTGCTCATTTATCTCGCTTGGGGCCGGGGCTGGCTGAAAATGCCCGGTGCCTTGGCTGGCGTGTTTCTGACCGGCTATGGTCTTGCCCGGAATTTCGTCGAGATGTTCCGGCAACCGGACCAACAGTTTGTGACGGCGGACAACCCGATTGGCCATGCGCTCCATTTTGGTGAGTGGGGTTTGACGATGGGCCAGTTGCTCTCCATGCCGATGGTGTTGGTCGGGCTGGCGTTGATCGTGCTCGCCCGACGGGAACGGGGCCGGACAGCGCCACCCCGCAGATCCGCAATGTAA
- a CDS encoding DUF302 domain-containing protein, whose amino-acid sequence MAYTYDRVLKDTNIDDAELRVRDALADKGFGVLTEIDVKATMKKKLDADMPPYRILGACNPGMAHKAIEIEPRIGAMLPCNVILRQVDGDTEVSAVDPVASMQAVQNQDLDAVAGEVRDLLRDALDTA is encoded by the coding sequence ATGGCCTATACCTATGATCGCGTCCTGAAAGACACCAATATCGATGACGCAGAATTGCGTGTTCGGGATGCCCTGGCAGACAAGGGCTTCGGCGTTCTGACTGAGATTGACGTCAAAGCGACGATGAAAAAGAAACTTGATGCGGACATGCCGCCTTACCGCATCCTGGGGGCCTGTAATCCGGGCATGGCGCACAAAGCCATCGAGATTGAGCCTCGCATCGGTGCGATGCTTCCCTGCAATGTCATCTTGCGGCAAGTGGACGGCGACACCGAGGTCAGCGCGGTCGATCCTGTCGCTTCGATGCAGGCGGTGCAGAACCAAGACCTGGATGCGGTCGCCGGCGAAGTCCGCGATCTCCTGCGGGACGCCCTCGACACCGCGTGA
- a CDS encoding EF-hand domain-containing protein: MKRNTLLAAMTLAATAFGGAAFADANHGHGGQLGAQGGAGMMQMFDTDGDGTTTPEEMRTRLQAKLSEFDSDGDGNLSITEFEALHSAMIREMMVDRFQHLDADGDGAVTPEEMAAPADRMERMQMMRSNMADAPARPGNGQGMGNGSMMEDN, from the coding sequence ATGAAACGCAACACTTTACTCGCTGCAATGACCCTGGCTGCAACCGCCTTTGGTGGCGCGGCCTTCGCGGATGCCAACCATGGGCACGGTGGGCAGCTTGGTGCCCAAGGTGGGGCAGGCATGATGCAAATGTTCGACACTGATGGAGACGGCACAACCACGCCGGAAGAAATGCGCACGCGGCTTCAGGCCAAGCTTTCCGAGTTTGACAGCGATGGGGATGGAAACCTCTCGATTACCGAGTTTGAAGCTCTCCACAGCGCAATGATCCGCGAAATGATGGTGGATCGTTTTCAGCACCTCGATGCCGATGGCGACGGCGCGGTGACGCCGGAAGAGATGGCCGCTCCGGCCGATAGGATGGAACGGATGCAGATGATGCGCTCGAACATGGCAGATGCGCCTGCGAGGCCCGGCAACGGTCAGGGCATGGGCAACGGCTCCATGATGGAGGACAACTGA